A single region of the Marmota flaviventris isolate mMarFla1 chromosome 10, mMarFla1.hap1, whole genome shotgun sequence genome encodes:
- the Znf644 gene encoding zinc finger protein 644 isoform X3 produces the protein MLIRQNLALDCKQKKSRSRSGSKKKMLTLPHGADEVYILRCRFCGLVFRGPLSVQEDWIKHLQRHIVNANLPRTGAGMVEVTSLLKKPASITETSFSLLMAEAAS, from the exons CCTTAGATTGTAAACAAAAGAAATCAAGGTCAAGATctggaagcaaaaagaaaatgttaacgTTACCTCATGGTGCTGACGAGGTTTACATTCTCCGATGCAG GTTTTGTGGCCTAGTCTTTCGAGGACCATTGTCTGTTCAAGAAGACTGGATTAAGCACTTACAACGACACATTGTAAACGCTAATCTTCCACGGACTGGAGCTGGCATGGTGGAAGTCACGTCACTACTTAAAAAGCCTGCTTCCATTAcagaaacttcattttctttactaATGGCAGAAGCAGCTTCATAG